In a genomic window of Bicyclus anynana chromosome 5, ilBicAnyn1.1, whole genome shotgun sequence:
- the LOC112051379 gene encoding cytochrome b5 domain-containing protein 1, with protein sequence MKYTKQEWFTPAEVVIHNTATDCWVSLDGKVRDLTSWLQDQLKLCKCKKSCSCTVKNWYCDNSCVEYCNCFKRGFSYCDAKRPAMTILAYAGKDVSHWFKGDEWVHYIHPVVASRTEHHQHGHGYRRPVVPSTLWRPFTNPWWLDESNVVGKLTQRTRPIQITNTLTSSSVTLEVCSEETIYQIMMRYLPHNSHMLSYTWRYLGRGLKYDKTLAENGIPDERDRFNELALPENLHIPDLLLYYNDDLTEDPPKDDCLCHDMNCVLDRPEKCYEDVQF encoded by the exons atgaAATACACAAAACAAGAATGGTTTACCCCAGCTGAAGTGGTAATACACAATACAGCGACTGACTGTTGGGTCTCTCTGGACGGTAAAGTACGGGATCTGACCTCTTGGCTGCAAGACCAGTTGAAACTTTGCAAGTGCAAGAAGTCGTGTTCTTGCACAGTCAAGAATTGGTACTGCGATAACAGTTGCGTGGAGTACTGTAACTGTTTTAAAAGGGGCTTCTCTTACTGCGATGCTAAACGA CCTGCAATGACTATCCTGGCTTACGCCGGCAAGGATGTCAGCCACTGGTTCAAAGGAGACGAGTGGGTGCACTACATTCATCCCGTCGTAGCTTCTAGAACAGAGCACCATCAACATGGTCACGGCTACAGACGGCCTGTGGTGCCCTCGACTTTGTGGAGACCTTTCACTAACCCTTGGTGGCTGGACGAGAGCAATGTCGTGGGGAAACTGACTCAGAGAACCAGACCCATTCAGATTACTAATACCTTGACGA gtTCCAGCGTAACACTTGAAGTGTGCTCCGAAGAGACGATATACCAGATTATGATGCGTTACCTTCCTCACAATTCACACATGTTGTCATACACCTGGCGATACCTCGGTCGCGGGCTCAAGTACGACAAAACCCTGGCCGAGAACGGTATACCTGATGAGAGGGATCGCTTCAATGAACTTGCCTTGCCTGAGAACCTGCACATACCTGATCTGTTGCTgtattataatgatgatttgaCTGAAG ATCCTCCCAAAGATGATTGCTTATGCCATGACATGAATTGTGTACTGGATCGTCCTGAAAAATGCTATGAAGATGTGCAGTTTTAG